The Triticum dicoccoides isolate Atlit2015 ecotype Zavitan unplaced genomic scaffold, WEW_v2.0 scaffold34947, whole genome shotgun sequence genome contains the following window.
CTTCTTTGATATGGAGGCTAGAATTGATGGGCATGAAGAATATTAGACTAGGATTAGGTGAGAGCTATTGATTGTTTTTGAACTAAATTTCAAGTGCTGTTGATTGCTTTTATCTTAGTTTTGATCTTGTATTTTCTAACCGAGTTTTGAATTGTACATACCAGGAAATATGATGACTTCGAGATCAAGATCTGATGCATTTATTCAGTCCCATGTGTCTGACCATGAAAGAAGATTGAATGACCTGAATTATAGAGTCAGACAAGTTAATCTACCTCAAATGGAATGCATTAATGCTATCAAACAAATTAAAGCAGAAGCTTCAAACAGGGATAAATTAGAACACTTCACTATGGTAAGCTCTTAAAATATTTGGTGAGCTCTTGTTTTTATTACTTCTGATGGTCTTGAGAGCTCAACATGGATAACTTTGAACACTTGTTTTTATTACTCATGTTGTTTTCTTGTATTGATTTTGAAGAATTCcagagctgaagaagatgttgacttaaGGAGCCATGAGGGAAGTGGTGAGGAAACTGAATtagaagatgaagaagatgacggtgaACATGGTGATGAAACTGAATCAGAAGATGAAGAAGGTGAGTCTGGACAAGAAGATGAACatgaacaagaagaggaagttcgACAAGAACAGGAGCAAACACATGGTTAGTTATGAGGGCATAAAAAATTTACATGTGCTTGTTTTGCATGGGCCTAATGGTAGTTCCTATCTGTTCATATACCAGAAGTTGTAGAGAAGACAAGAAGAGGACCTACTCACATGAGGCGCTTCTGGAAAGAACATGATGTTGATAACAAGATCAATTTGAAGTTCAACAGATTTGGTCAGCCATGTGGTTTGAAGACATGCAAGCTGACAAATTTTATTGGAACCCTAGTGAAAGGAAAAGAAATGTCCTTAGCTGCTCAAAACTGGAGCAAAGTACCAAAGTTAGAGAAAGAAAAGTTGTGGGATTCTGTC
Protein-coding sequences here:
- the LOC119345945 gene encoding uncharacterized protein LOC119345945, giving the protein MRRFWKEHDVDNKINLKFNRFGQPCGLKTCKLTNFIGTLVKGKEMSLAAQNWSKVPKLEKEKLWDSVKAFFNIDESYKRWVLRSASKKWKDFKVVLKRKYYKADLSRARNILNGCDNRIPIGQWEWL